Proteins found in one Molothrus aeneus isolate 106 chromosome 20, BPBGC_Maene_1.0, whole genome shotgun sequence genomic segment:
- the LIMK1 gene encoding LIM domain kinase 1 isoform X2, which yields MLAAVLRKSRVLSAGAKCCECGASLSHQYYEKDGRLYCKKDYWARFGELCHGCSEQITKGLVMVAGEQKYHPECFSCLNCRAFIGDGDTYALVERSKLYCGHCYYQMVVTPVIEQILPDSPASRIPHTVTLVSIPACSDGKRGFSVSIDQGCGTEHPRTVRVREVDPDCISPDMKNSIHVGDRILEINGTPIGHVPLDEIDLLIQETSRLLQLTIEHDPHEPLGQEPGLAGSPLPALGSPLRLPAPVPCGDPAAMRQRAVTRSCSTDKSPGSGSVGSPASQRKDIGRSESLRVVSRAHRIFRPSDLIHGEVLGKGCFGQAIKVTHRETGEVMVMKELIRFDEETQRTFLKEVKVMRCLEHPNVLKFIGVLYKEKRLNFITEYIKGGTLRSLIKSMDSHYPWSQRVSFAKDIAAGMAYLHSMNIIHRDLNSHNCLVRENKSVVVADFGLARLMVDEKNQPEHLKNLKKPDRKKRYTVVGNPYWMAPEMINGRSYDEKVDIFSFGIVLCEIIGRVSADPDYLPRTTDFGLNVRGFLERYCPPACPPSFFPIAVCCCDLDPEKRPSFAKLEQWLETLRMHLEIHLPLSSQLEQLDRAFGETHRREGALPAAPR from the exons ATGCTGGCGGCGGTGCTGAGGAAGAGCCGCGTCCTGAGCGCTGGAGCCAA GTGCTGTGAGTGCGGGGCCTCCCTGTCCCACCAGTACTACGAGAAGGATGGGCGCCTGTACTGCAAGAAGGATTACTGGGCACGCTTTGGGGAGCTGTGCCACGGCTGCTCCGAGCAGATCACCAAGGGGCTGGTCATG GTGGCCGGGGAGCAGAAGTATCACCCCGAGTGCTTCAGCTGCCTCAACTGCCGCGCCTTCATCGGGGACGGGGACACGTACGCGCTGGTGGAGCGCTCCAAGCTCTACTG CGGCCACTGCTACTACCAGATGGTGGTGACACCGGTGATCGAGCAGATCCTGCCAGACTCCCCGGCCTCCCGCATCCCTCACACCGTCACCCTCGTGTCCATCCCCGCCTGCTCCGATGGCAAGCGCGGCTTCTCCGTCTCCATCGACCAGGGCTGCGGCACCGAGCACCCGCGCACCGTGCGCGTCCGAGA ggTAGACCCGGACTGCATCAGCCCTGACATGAAGAACTCCATCCATGTTGGTGACCGCATCCTGGAGATCAACGGGACCCCCATCGGCCATGTCCCCCTGGACGAG ATCGACCTGCTGATCCAGGAGACGAGCCGCCTGCTGCAGCTAACCATCGAGCACGACCCCCACGAGCCCCTGggccaggagccagggctggcaggcagcCCCCTGCCCGCCCTGGGCAGTCCCCTGCGCTTGCCAGCCCCCGTGCCCTGCGGGGACCCCGCTGCCATGCGCCAGCGCGCTGTCAC gaggagctgcagcacggACAAGTCCCCGGGCTCGGGCTCCGTGGGCTCTCCCGCGTCCCAGCGCAAGGACATCGGGCGCTCCGAGTCCCTGCGCGTCGTGTCCCGTGCCCACCGCATCTTCCGTCCCTCGGACCTCATCCACGGGGAGGTGCTGGGCAAGGGCTGCTTCGGGCAGGCCATCAAG GTGACACATCGGGAGACGGGCGAGGTGATGGTCATGAAGGAGCTGATTCGCTTTGATGAGGAGACCCAGAGGACCTTCCTCAAAGAG GTGAAGGTGATGCGCTGCCTGGAGCACCCCAATGTGCTCAAGTTCATTGGAGTGCTCTACAAGGAGAAGAGGCTCAACTTCATCACAGAGTACATCAAAGGGGGCACCTTAAGGAGTCTCATCAAGAGCATG GACAGCCACTACCCCTGGAGCCAGCGGGTCAGCTTTGCCAAGGACATCGCCGCTGGCATG GCCTACCTCCACTCCATGAACATCATCCACCGCGACCTCAACTCTCACAACTGCCTCGTGCGGGAG aaCAAGAGTGTGGTGGTGGCTGACTTCGGGCTGGCGCGGCTGATGGTGGATGAGAAGAACCAGCCCGAACATCTCAAGAACCTGAAGAAACCGGACCGCAAGAAACGCTACACGGTGGTGGGAAACCCCTACTGGATGGCCCCCGAGATGATCAATG ggaggagcTATGATGAGAAGGTGGACATCTTCTCCTTCGGCATCGTCCTGTGCGAG ATCATCGGCCGGGTGAGCGCCGACCCCGATTACCTGCCCCGCACCACCGACTTCGGCCTCAACGTCCGGGGCTTCCTGGAGCGCTACTgcccccctgcctgcccccccAGCTTCTTCCCCATCGCCGTCTGCTGCTGCGACCTGGACCCCGAGAAGCG GCCGTCCTTCGCCAAGCTGGAGCAGTGGCTGGAGACGCTGCGCATGCATCTGGAGATCCACCTGCCGCTGAGCtcgcagctggagcagctggaccGAGCCTTCGGGGAGACGCACCGGCGGGAGGGGGCGCTGCCCGCGGCCCCGCGGTAG
- the LIMK1 gene encoding LIM domain kinase 1 isoform X1, whose translation MRLMLLCCTWRDEPMGEDEGSDLPVCASCGQGIYDGQYLQALKADWHADCFRCCECGASLSHQYYEKDGRLYCKKDYWARFGELCHGCSEQITKGLVMVAGEQKYHPECFSCLNCRAFIGDGDTYALVERSKLYCGHCYYQMVVTPVIEQILPDSPASRIPHTVTLVSIPACSDGKRGFSVSIDQGCGTEHPRTVRVREVDPDCISPDMKNSIHVGDRILEINGTPIGHVPLDEIDLLIQETSRLLQLTIEHDPHEPLGQEPGLAGSPLPALGSPLRLPAPVPCGDPAAMRQRAVTRSCSTDKSPGSGSVGSPASQRKDIGRSESLRVVSRAHRIFRPSDLIHGEVLGKGCFGQAIKVTHRETGEVMVMKELIRFDEETQRTFLKEVKVMRCLEHPNVLKFIGVLYKEKRLNFITEYIKGGTLRSLIKSMDSHYPWSQRVSFAKDIAAGMAYLHSMNIIHRDLNSHNCLVRENKSVVVADFGLARLMVDEKNQPEHLKNLKKPDRKKRYTVVGNPYWMAPEMINGRSYDEKVDIFSFGIVLCEIIGRVSADPDYLPRTTDFGLNVRGFLERYCPPACPPSFFPIAVCCCDLDPEKRPSFAKLEQWLETLRMHLEIHLPLSSQLEQLDRAFGETHRREGALPAAPR comes from the exons ATGAGGttgatgctgctgtgctgcacctgGAGGGACGAGCCTATGGGAGAGGACGAAG GGAGCGACCTGCCGGTGTGTGCGAGCTGTGGGCAGGGCATCTACGATGGGCAGTACCTGCAGGCACTGAAGGCTGACTGGCACGCCGACTGCTTCAG GTGCTGTGAGTGCGGGGCCTCCCTGTCCCACCAGTACTACGAGAAGGATGGGCGCCTGTACTGCAAGAAGGATTACTGGGCACGCTTTGGGGAGCTGTGCCACGGCTGCTCCGAGCAGATCACCAAGGGGCTGGTCATG GTGGCCGGGGAGCAGAAGTATCACCCCGAGTGCTTCAGCTGCCTCAACTGCCGCGCCTTCATCGGGGACGGGGACACGTACGCGCTGGTGGAGCGCTCCAAGCTCTACTG CGGCCACTGCTACTACCAGATGGTGGTGACACCGGTGATCGAGCAGATCCTGCCAGACTCCCCGGCCTCCCGCATCCCTCACACCGTCACCCTCGTGTCCATCCCCGCCTGCTCCGATGGCAAGCGCGGCTTCTCCGTCTCCATCGACCAGGGCTGCGGCACCGAGCACCCGCGCACCGTGCGCGTCCGAGA ggTAGACCCGGACTGCATCAGCCCTGACATGAAGAACTCCATCCATGTTGGTGACCGCATCCTGGAGATCAACGGGACCCCCATCGGCCATGTCCCCCTGGACGAG ATCGACCTGCTGATCCAGGAGACGAGCCGCCTGCTGCAGCTAACCATCGAGCACGACCCCCACGAGCCCCTGggccaggagccagggctggcaggcagcCCCCTGCCCGCCCTGGGCAGTCCCCTGCGCTTGCCAGCCCCCGTGCCCTGCGGGGACCCCGCTGCCATGCGCCAGCGCGCTGTCAC gaggagctgcagcacggACAAGTCCCCGGGCTCGGGCTCCGTGGGCTCTCCCGCGTCCCAGCGCAAGGACATCGGGCGCTCCGAGTCCCTGCGCGTCGTGTCCCGTGCCCACCGCATCTTCCGTCCCTCGGACCTCATCCACGGGGAGGTGCTGGGCAAGGGCTGCTTCGGGCAGGCCATCAAG GTGACACATCGGGAGACGGGCGAGGTGATGGTCATGAAGGAGCTGATTCGCTTTGATGAGGAGACCCAGAGGACCTTCCTCAAAGAG GTGAAGGTGATGCGCTGCCTGGAGCACCCCAATGTGCTCAAGTTCATTGGAGTGCTCTACAAGGAGAAGAGGCTCAACTTCATCACAGAGTACATCAAAGGGGGCACCTTAAGGAGTCTCATCAAGAGCATG GACAGCCACTACCCCTGGAGCCAGCGGGTCAGCTTTGCCAAGGACATCGCCGCTGGCATG GCCTACCTCCACTCCATGAACATCATCCACCGCGACCTCAACTCTCACAACTGCCTCGTGCGGGAG aaCAAGAGTGTGGTGGTGGCTGACTTCGGGCTGGCGCGGCTGATGGTGGATGAGAAGAACCAGCCCGAACATCTCAAGAACCTGAAGAAACCGGACCGCAAGAAACGCTACACGGTGGTGGGAAACCCCTACTGGATGGCCCCCGAGATGATCAATG ggaggagcTATGATGAGAAGGTGGACATCTTCTCCTTCGGCATCGTCCTGTGCGAG ATCATCGGCCGGGTGAGCGCCGACCCCGATTACCTGCCCCGCACCACCGACTTCGGCCTCAACGTCCGGGGCTTCCTGGAGCGCTACTgcccccctgcctgcccccccAGCTTCTTCCCCATCGCCGTCTGCTGCTGCGACCTGGACCCCGAGAAGCG GCCGTCCTTCGCCAAGCTGGAGCAGTGGCTGGAGACGCTGCGCATGCATCTGGAGATCCACCTGCCGCTGAGCtcgcagctggagcagctggaccGAGCCTTCGGGGAGACGCACCGGCGGGAGGGGGCGCTGCCCGCGGCCCCGCGGTAG